The Prunus dulcis chromosome 5, ALMONDv2, whole genome shotgun sequence genomic sequence GACGAAAAAGGAGCAATATTTTTAACCAAAGCTCTTCCTTCACACACACTTCATTTCCTAAGCTCTCTCAGTCTCACTAGAGTAAGAAAACCAGTTTCTTTATAGAACTAGAAAAGGCACTGAGAGAATTAGTGAGGagatgaagaggaggagggTTTTTATTGTGTAGCTTCTTGTTGGGTTGTTGTGGAAGAGTGGAACTATAAGAAGGCAACAAAAGGGCTGAGTGGCAGCTGCCTGCTAAActacactctctctctctctctctctctctctgtgcaaaGGATTTGGCTTACGGCACCGTCGGTGGGCAATATGAGTGGGCCCCCACAATGTCTGCACGAGGCCCAACACTGGCCCCACCCCTTACCTCAGCTTGACTAAAACCCCTCCTCCTCTAACCAACGGCCACGATGCCATCAAGGGAGTTTGGGCAACACAACCTGGGCCGTTGATGTTGGTAGTACACACGTCAGAGATCACGGCGTGGTCGTCACACTTGAACGAACGTCAGTTTATTATGCGGACATGACAGAAgctgagagagagactgagagagGGTTTGAGTTGAGACTGAGAATATTTGGGTCCTCGATAAAGAAGCATACCGAAAGAGCACTCCACTTGCGGGCCCTAATGTGTGGGGGCCCTTCTCCCTCCTCCTACAAGCAAAGGATATATTCTCCCCCCAACCCTCTAGTCACGTGGCACCCGTTAGTATATAGGCAATGTGTATGTCCCACTGTTTTTATAGACTTACAGTCGAGTTCATAATTCAACTTCATATAGAGAGAAGGCTGATTTCAAAACACGCTTGATTTGATATAAAATATTGTTCTTAAACTATATATTGATTGAAATGTTTGATGAGCTAAATTATCGTCTGAATGCATGATTTATAAATTAACAATTAATGAGAGCTGCACTTTTTATCAAGTTTATATTCATTttgcaaagaagaaaaaatgatgAGAAATGAGAATCGAATCTAGAACCTATCGTAAAAAAAGCTCTAATGCCACATTTTAATAACTATCAATCCTAACATTTTAAGCCATCAATTCATACCAAGCTTAAAATTACAACCTAACCCGTATGCAACATTAGCTTTCATGACCCAActcaaatgaaattaaaaacttgGAGGGGTTATGGCTTAGAATTTAGAACAAGGAACATTCGAATTATGCTCTCATCATCAGTGTAAAATATAAGTAAACAAGCATGCATCGTGCATGCCATAACTAAGTAATGGAGGATGCTGGATCTTGGTAGCTTGAGGTTGATGGCGTGATGGACACACTGAAAATCATGGGGGCCCAAAGTTCCCTTTGTCAGATGAGTGAATAAAGTGGGGTTTGTGCCCACGTTAATTTCACCGTACAGAAACCAACTGTTCTATATTCTTATATCTATACAAAGGAAAGGACGACGGTGAATCCATCTGATTTTTAGTGTTCTTCTCTCTGCTATGCATCAGATTTCAATGATCAGCTTCCATTTTATCATTTTGCTTTGTTTCCTTTAATTATTTGTTGGTGTTGAACCAATTAAAGAAACTTTCATAATTACTTTGTGACGAGCTTGCATGCGGGGGCTTTGAAAGTGAGCAATCATTTGTTAGGTGTTGAACCATATGCATGAAGGACCACGTACCACTGGCTTTTTCCTATATGTGTTTTCCAAAAACCTATGaaatttatcaaaattaatatgtTTGATCTCTCATAATAATCTAACTTGCTTCAACTTTGATGAGCACTATTCATCCATTTATCGACTTTGCAAACCTTAGAGTGCTTAATCACAACCATCGTATAAAATGTGAGCCAAATTTTATGTGAGAAGAGTGTGAGGAACGACTTCATGCATCATTTAACTTACAACTGCTTGTTTTTGTAATCGAATAATTGTGAGAGAACAACGTATATTCTTTTTTCCGATAGAGTCTTTTCACATGTGTATTTGTACTTGAGAGCATTTGTGTCTCACATTGCTTGGATGACCTGCCTAGCTAATATTAAGAGTTGTTAGGATAGCTAGTTAAAGATctagagagtgagagagagggaaaggtTAAAAACCCTTCATCTACAAGGAAAAACTTGGGGCCATTCTTTTCAAGACAAAATTGAAGTGCAAAAGTGCATGCATATAAGAAACAAATCTTAGCTCCTACACACTTGTCAACTTTATTTACATTATCcgtttcaaaaaaattttgttcttcctTCATGGAACACGTTGTAGCTAGGGCATTTTAAGAATAAAAAGACCAATAATTCAGTATTAATTTGGATATATACTACTTTTCCTTCTGCATTGCACATGCCATGCACTACGGGGGCATGTTTTTTATATTCGATAAATCAAGGATCAGACAGATCACTTTAAAAGTGTGTCCCTTAATTCATTAACTTACAACTAAAAATGGGTCAATGCAAATCTTGAGTTTGAAGCTTCTGAACACCTGTCCCATAATGGCATAATCCTCATCTCTTTATGTAACATCTTGCTTTGTCTTCGAtccttttttcatttcttctcttctctcactCAAATAAAGCTATGGAAAGGACAGTACATAACGCCACAAAGTTTATTCTTAAATTCCTTACATCTTTGcctcttctttgtttcttttttcaaatggAAGAATGTCAATGTGCTTGTTGTTGTTCATCAGCCAATACAAAACCATGATCTGGGGTTACAAAATTtgagttcaaatttcaaaattccaagGGCATGGCCCGTGGTCCGTGGTATCATATGATATGTATCAAATGCCAAATTGTGTCCAAAGCATTCCTAGCCTTTGATTATGATCAGGTTGTGATCGATGGTGTGGTGGTCCTATTCATCATGATGGTCAAACAAGCCAACCTCGTTATGCGTGCAGTCAATCAGGTTCTTTGGGGCCAAAAAAAGGACCCCACCATGAGTCTGTCGATCCCAAAGCCTGTTAGGCCATAAGTAGGTTAATGATGCAGGTGTTGGAGCAAAATCCCCAACTTGGTCTTGGGACCATATTATTTATTACAAAAGTTTCATGATGTCACTCTCTTGCTCATCATCTGGGAATTTCCTTGTGGTTCTAAACTTAGAGGTTGAGAGTAATACTCTCAAAGAGTAAAGTAATTATATAATGTGTCTCACTCACGAGAGAGATAAATATGGATGATtatgtttgaaaaaaataaaattacatgaaTGATTGTGTACAATTTGTGATATTTATATCAATGAATACATTTTATCTCGAGATTTTGTAATATACTAAATTAAGAACTGAGAGatgaagaaagagaaatacacattattatatataatttatagcGTTTAacggaaaaagagaaatactGTACACATGATTGTATACAACTTTATGACTTCCAGAGGTATTAGTGAACTAGCATGTTCCGCATCCATTCTCATGCATTTGAAACCAAAACAAGAGTGAGAAAAAGAAGCTTACGTGTGGTATGGTATGTGACTAGAACGACCAATAGTCTAAGATTATGTGCACTTTCTCTTCAACTAAGAAATCAACGGCATGTTTCTATATATACACAAGTCTGCTACAAGATCACACTTGCGGTCAGTCTCTTATGCGCATGCGCGACACTTCCAGCGCTGACTGCGGCGCAGCACATAGCAAGCAAACAAAGTCACAAAAATTCCTTTCTTCATATAACTCtaccaaattaattaattgaccAATCTAGTGGGTCGGTGGACAGGATCTTAAGCCCCAgccttttgttatttttatttttaattaaaagaaaaaaccctaTTCTagtttctctttgtttctctAGCTATCTGTCAGCATGATTGTTGTCTCTGTTATTTCTGCGGGGTCCCGGCATTGTCCAGTGAACCCGGACGAGCGTCCCTTGGATATGATGTAACCCTAGACATTCTTGCATCGTCTTCTTGTGCATATTTTTGTCCCTCTTTTTGTTGCTTGTGGCTTGAGGCTTGTGTACATAgtcaatattaattaattgttaaCTCTTTGAGAATCTTGTGATTAGTGGAGATCTAGAAGGAATTTGGATTGTTTTGAGGGCGATGCTGCTTGTATTAGTCAATAAAATAGGCGGAGCAACTAAGTCACTTATTTAGTGGATTGACACAATATTTTTAGATATGTATAGCGTATTGCGTGAGGATTATGTTCACATTGTGTCTTATCTTAGATCTTTAACATtgacaaaaaagaatatatatatatatatatataatcttttTTGATTGAGGGattctttaaattattttatttgagggacattAGTCTTTAGGGTACtgtactaattttttttcaaccatccaaactatctatttttcaagtattCATTTAAAGAtcatccttaaaaaaaaaatagataaactAAAAATCATCAAGGCATCTAATTGAGAGCAACACAATCAATGAacatggtgcttcaagaaaatacttaaatttcaataatttaatgaatggccaaatgatatcggattcaagtgatttttgtgtagagatgatctttgaatgaatatctacaaaagagacagtttggattagtgaaatataaAGCGGAGAGGGTCCTACAAAGGTGTCACCTTAGCAGCAAACTCATATATGCAGAAAAATTGctcaaagacaataaagtCTCGATCACCACCGGGATCCCAAAGCCCTAACAGAAAGGAACTCGACAAGAGAGGAATAGAGATTGCAGCCAATAGCCCTAGCTGCCTAAAATAAGAACCAACACTAAAGATCCTATAACGCACAAAAGTCACACTAAAGATCCTATAATCAGAAGCGAAtcaagaaattttttcaatttttttaaaatcttttccTTGACCTGTGTCTCAATGAAGGCATGTATTAATGTGAAGATACTTACTGGTTTCAAACTTCTTCAGATCATCCCAAACCTTGGCCTTCTTTTTCTCGGGGAAGAATCACAAGTGGACCTGAAGAAATATAGAGTAGAGAGGGATAATATAAGTGCTAGACAAAGCTTTTACGAATACGACGATGGCTGTGACCTTCTCGGCAGAGCTACTTTGTAGCAACGAAAGTGGAGCTCGAAACCCCTGGCTGGCCTTCTTTTTCTCGGATGCATTCTCGGCACAATGCCGCCATAataagagaagagagagagagagaaaggcaCGAAGAAAGCATCTATTGAAACACAAGTTTGTTTAAACTTGATATGTATGAACCAATTACACCAACAGTTTTCACCGGTGAATTAAAACAAGTAAGGCGGTGACTTAAACACTAATATAAGAGAAAGAAGTGAGACTTACAACAGCAGTTACATTACCCAACAATGGCAACCCCTGCAGGCTGCAGCATCAGGCAACTCCACGAACAATAGTAAAGATAGCAGTGCTCATACATATGCCCACGAACCAGTAGAAGAAAATATCCTCTCTCTTTGTGgtcaaaagatgaaaatatCCTTACTAATGAGTCGGttgatgaaaaataagaactttaaaccaatgtgaaaataatttcaataaataaagatgagtattgaaaaaaaaaaaaatgtaagttGGATTCAAGCGCTTTCAAGTGGGGGGTAATTACATTTTAAttgttatattttatatttcagATTTCGTGCGACATGCATTGGATCCGTGTGTGACTTGTGTAACAAAATTAGTGATAGCAATTTTAAGATGTTTTAacattacaaaattaatgataaCAAATATATCTTTCAACCTTGTCGATCGGTTGgtacaaagaaaatataattaataagcCAATTACAATCAATCTAGTCTCATTTTGCTTGAAACCAGTTGACTagctaaaaacaaaataaggtCTAAAGAGAAgctatatatttataggtgtaTGTCAGTCCACTACAGTGAGAGCTTGATAACGTTCATCAGAGATAGCTAATTCCATGAGATAGTCGGGGCCAATTTCGCCTTCATTGTTGAGAAAGTGCTTGAGCAGATTGTTAGAGaagccattgagaatggacaCCCCCGGTTGTGTACGAGGCGCCACCGGCTTCTCCGGGTTGTACTTTGACAAAGTCCAAAACACCATGTGTGGCACAACATCCCCGTACCCTTTCTCCTTATACTTGCCCTGTATTGCCTGGTAATCAATCTCCCAAGAAGTTTCGGCCGCACTGGCACTATCAAAGTCCCGGTGACTCAACACCAACACCTTCTTGATCATCTGATCCGGCTTCAAGTTCTCATTCACAGCCACTTGgagaatcaaatcaaacagCTTCTCAAAATCAAGGTCGACACCGCAGGTCATCCTCCTCACAAACTCGTACTTGTACCTAAGATCGTCGCCGCCTTGTATGGAATGTAGCTGAGGCTCACAACTGAATTGGATCACCTTTCCTTTCCATGGCTCTTCACTCAGTTCAGACAGCAAGAGCCCCAAAGCAATGGAGACCTCCAAGGAGTCCTCGTCGTCCATGAATTTGAGGTGGACATCACATACAGCCAACCAGTTTTTGAACTTGCCCTGCTTTGAGTAGACGTCCTCCACCATTGACTTCCACTGGAGCTCAGCAGTGCGGCCTAAATTCCAATGGTGCACGTAGCCTGTGATCTCATGCCGAAGCAGAGCATCCGCCAACAAGGACGAGGAGGACGAAATCTTGCCAGTACTGCCACTGCAGCAGCAGCTGGCTTTCACCTTTTCCAAATAAGTCTCAACAGCACTGGCCTCGTCTGGTGGATAACCCTGGGCATAGTAGGCCTTCCACAAGGAGGGAAAAACCTCATCCTTGAGCCGCTTGACCATGACCCTGTCGGCATATTTGGCCTTGGCCCGTTTTCCTTTACCATGACCTCCACCTAATTCTAATTTGTGATATTCTTCTGACGGGAAAAACTTCCTGGCGATGCTCTTTCAAGCANNNNNNNNNNNNNNNNNNNNNNNNNNNNNNNNNNNNNNNNNNNNNNNNNNNNNNNNNNNNNNNNNNNNNNNNNNNNNNNNNNNNNNNNNNNNNNNNNNNNCACTATTGTATATctccattgattatagtggaatactccatcgtatccaaactggatgtaggcaattgccgaaccagtataaatcttggtgttgttcttgttgattattttgttcaatttttcccctgcctgttgttatttatttttcactcgcagttggttgacgcttccgcacaacaagtggtatcagagctccagTTTTTCGATTGGGGTTTCGTGGGAGTGAAAAATCTGTCGGTGCTACAGtgacgggtgaatagtgcacgtgaatagtgtcggtGCTACAGTGCTCCCGTGAATAGTGTTGTGCTACAGTAGCAGTGAATAGTGCCGGCAGATTTGATGGCTGGAGAAAAAGACGAAGttttgaaggagaaggagtcggcatcgtcttcgtcggcacctacatccaatagacatccaattgccaggacaaggttagaggttgataaatttaatggctccaataattttggtatgtggcaatgtgaagttatggatgtgttGTATCAACAAGAGTTGGATATGGTTCTGGAGGATAAACCAGAAGATATTGATGACAAGCAATGGACTAGAATTAATCTCCATGCTTGTGCCACTATTCGATCGTTCCTTGATAAGGAGTTGAAATACCCGTATATGAAGGAAACTTCTGCTAAgaagttatggatgaaattggaggagaagtatatgaccaagagcgcagaaaatcggctcttcttgaagaaacgactcttccgatttcaatatcgttcaggtatttctatgcatgaacacctcaatgattataataaaatacttgctgatttagcaaaccttgatgtgataattcctgacgaggataaggcactatgtttgttaaattcattgcctgatgattatgatcattTGACAACTACTTTGTTGTATGGAAAATCCGAGGTGAAACTGGATGAGGTGTCTGCGGCATTGGTGAATCATGAGTGTCGTAAAAAGGAacagaagactcaaaattcacaaaccgaGGCACTCGTTGCAAGGGGTCgaacagaggaaagaaaatctgggaagcggggaaaatctcgTTCAAAGTCACGAGGGAAGTTTCCTGCTAAAGATGAATGTGCCTTTTGTCGCCAAAAGGGTCATTGGAAGAAAGACTgccccaaattgaagaacaaggagaaggagaaagtgggttctgaagcaaatgttgcaaaatctggagatgaagatttcgagtttgctttggctagttcatctgctgatggtcactcaactgagtggattttggattcaggtTGCACCTATCATATGTGTCCTATTCGGGAATGGTTTTCTAGCTTCGAGGAGCTGGATGGTGGAGTTGTTTTGATGGGCAACAATAATGCCTGCAAAACACAAGGGATAGGCAAAATCTGTTTAAAGATGCATGATGGAACAGTCAGAGAATTGAGTGATGTTCGGTATGTTccggatatgaagaagaatctcatctcattgggcgctttggaatccaaggGTCTCAAGATCACCATGGAGGGTGGAGTTCTTAAAGCTGTGCATGGGGCACTGGTGGTGATGAAAGGTACAAGACGAAataacttgtatttcttgCAGGGTAGTACAGTTATTGGTGGAGCAGCTGTCACCGAAGCTGCTGACGCAGATAGCACAGACACCACAAGGTTATGGCATATGCGTCTTGGGCATGCTGGTGAAAAAGCGTTGCAAGGATTGGTGAAGCAAGGCTTATTGAAAGGTGCAAAGGCATGCAAATTGGAATTATGTGAACACTGTGTGCTGGGTAAGCAAACTAGAGTGAAATTTGGCACTGCTATTCACCACACTAAAGGCATTCTAGATTATGTTCacactgatgtttggggaccttccAAGAATGCATCTTGGGGAGGTAGCCATTATTTTGTCTCCTTTGTTGATGACTTCTCTAGAAGAATATGGGTGTACACCATGAAGCGTAAAGATGAAGTCTTGAAGATATTCCTGaagtggaaaaagatgattgaaACGCAAAGCGGTCGAAAGATCAAGACTCTCagatcagacaatggtggtgaatataagtctgatcctttcttgaaagtttgTCAAGATGAGGGTATTGTGAGGCACTTCACGGTTAGGGAGACACCGCAACAGAATGGGGTGGCGGAGCGCATGAACCGTACTTTGCTTGAGAAAGTTCGGTGTATGTTGTCTAATGCTGGTTTAGGCAAGGCGTTTTGGGCTGAGGCGATTACTTATGCAAGCCATCTCATTAATCGGTTGCCTGCTGCTGCGAATGAGGGCAAAACGCCCATGGAGGTATGGTCTGGTAAACCTTGTACTGATTACAAGTATTTACACATATTTGGTTGTCCTGCTTACTATCATGTCAGGGAAAGCAAGTTAGAtccaagagcaaagaaggctcTATTTATGGGATTTAGCACTGGCGTGAAGGGATACCGACTTTGGTGTccagatgagaagaaaattgttgtaagcagagatgtgacttttgatgaggctgctatggtaaatcagaacaagcatgaaggtgaaattgaagcaactaaGACCATGAGTAGTTCAAAGCAGGTGGAGTTACTGAAAACTCCAGTTGTTCCAGTAAGGTCTGATACTACAGACACTAGTCCTACAGTTGATTCTGATGAAGAGgacgaggatgatgaagaggaggcaccTACCCAAGAGCCTCCACAGCAACAAGATTCTATTGCAATCAGAAGATCGAGAAGGGAGATTCGAAAGCCTGTTCGATTTACTGATATTGTGGCATATGCACTTCCCgttattgaagatgatattccATCCGCCTACAAAGAAGCTGTCAGAAGTTCAGAGAGCGTGGAGTGGAAGAAATCTAtggatgaggagatgaagtctcttcataaaaatgagacttgggagcTGGTTCAGTTaccaaaggggaagaaagcaattggttgcaaatgggtttatgccaagaagatggaatctttgggaaaggacaatgtgagattcaaagccagattagtagctaaaggatatgctcagaaggaaggcattgactacaatgaggtattttctcctgtagtaaaacattcctctattcgtattttgttggctttggttgcacagtttgaccttgagttggctcaacttgatgtcaagactgcattcttacatggtgatttggaggaagaaatttatatgtctcagccagaaggttttaaggttgctggaaaagaaaattgggtttgcaaattgcaaaaatcattgtacggcttgaagcagtctccaagaCAATGGTATAAGCGATTTGATCGGTTTATGATCGGGCAGAAGTACACAAGAAGTCATTATGACCATTGTGTATACTTTCGCAAGCTACAAGATGGAACCTTCATCTAtctgcttttatatgttgatgatatgcttatagcatgtaaaagcaaagtggagattgaaaggttgaagactcaactgagtaatgaatttgagatgaaggacttaGGAGAAGCTCGGAAGATACTgggtatggaaattgaaagagatagaGCGAAGGGCAAGATTAGTCTGTGTCAAAAGCAGTATTTGAAGAAGGTACTACAGCGTTTCgggatgaatgaaaattcaaaaccggTTAGTACACCTCTTGCCCCTCATTTCAAACTTAGTGCTTCTATGTCTCCTAAAACTGGTGAAGAGAGTCATTACAtggctcaaattccatatgcaAGTGCTGTTGGTAGTTTGATGTATGCTATGGTGTGTACGAGGCCTGATATTTCACAAGCTGTTAGTATTGTCAGTAGATATATGCATAATCCAGGAAAAGGGCATTGGCAAGCTGTGAAATGGATTCTACGGTATATTCTGGGTACTGTGGATGTTGGTTTATTGTTTCAGCATGATAAAGTTACTGGTCAATGTGTTGTTGGATATGTGGATTCTGATTACGCAGGTGATTTGGACAAGCGTAGGTCCACTACAGGTTTTGTATTCACTATTGCTGGAGGTCCAGTGAGTTGGAGGTCGATTCTGCAATCTACAGTTGCTTTGTCGACTACTGAGGCAGAATACATGGCAGTAACAGAAGCTATAAAGGAAGCCATCTGGCTTCAAGGGTTGCTTGATGACTTGGGGGTCCAACAAGACCATGTGGATGTTCATTGTGACAGTCAGAGTGCTATTTATTTAGCAAAGAATCAAGTTCATCATGCACGTACAAAACACATTGACGTAAGGTTCCATT encodes the following:
- the LOC117629101 gene encoding uncharacterized protein LOC117629101, coding for MVKRLKDEVFPSLWKAYYAQGYPPDEASAVETYLEKVKASCCCSGSTGKISSSSSLLADALLRHEITGYVHHWNLGRTAELQWKSMVEDVYSKQGKFKNWLAVCDVHLKFMDDEDSLEVSIALGLLLSELSEEPWKGKVIQFSCEPQLHSIQGGDDLRYKYEFVRRMTCGVDLDFEKLFDLILQVAVNENLKPDQMIKKVLVLSHRDFDSASAAETSWEIDYQAIQGKYKEKGYGDVVPHMVFWTLSKYNPEKPVAPRTQPGVSILNGFSNNLLKHFLNNEGEIGPDYLMELAISDERYQALTVVD